The following are from one region of the Longimicrobium sp. genome:
- a CDS encoding multicopper oxidase domain-containing protein, with protein sequence MNANRIGMAAVAGALAMGLGGWAMASNGGKAVERVDFGVTRTATAPAYDARVRPATDAPVKEFRIPITDDTVEIADGVKYEGWTFGGTVPGPVIRVTEGDLVRVELVNRSKIPHSIDFHAARIPMNEAFKTIMPGQVIRFQFRADDPGVFMVHCGTPPVLLHIMQGMYLPIIVDPKDGWGTKADKEFVLVQSEFYAKPSHLSHGAMEPDFEAAKQQQASYVVFNGRAGQYQKAPLKADVGDRVRIFVVNAGPSENSDFHIVGAIFDRVYPDGNPANRLEHVQTWGIPAGGGAVFETVFDEGRSGEGMYAFVTHSFADASKGAVGMIQVGNPHVAGPMGH encoded by the coding sequence ATGAACGCGAACAGGATCGGAATGGCGGCGGTGGCGGGCGCGCTGGCGATGGGGCTCGGCGGGTGGGCGATGGCCTCGAACGGCGGCAAGGCGGTGGAGCGCGTGGACTTCGGCGTCACCCGCACGGCCACGGCGCCCGCGTACGACGCCCGGGTGCGGCCCGCGACGGACGCGCCGGTGAAGGAGTTCCGCATCCCCATCACCGACGACACGGTGGAGATCGCGGACGGCGTGAAGTACGAAGGGTGGACGTTCGGCGGCACCGTGCCCGGCCCGGTTATCCGCGTCACCGAGGGCGACCTGGTGCGCGTGGAGCTGGTCAACCGGTCGAAGATCCCGCACTCGATCGACTTCCACGCCGCGCGCATCCCCATGAACGAGGCGTTCAAGACGATCATGCCGGGGCAGGTGATCCGCTTCCAGTTCCGCGCCGACGACCCGGGCGTGTTCATGGTGCACTGCGGCACGCCGCCGGTCCTGCTGCACATCATGCAGGGGATGTATCTCCCCATCATCGTCGACCCGAAGGACGGGTGGGGGACGAAGGCGGACAAGGAGTTCGTGCTGGTGCAGAGCGAGTTCTACGCGAAGCCGAGCCACCTCTCGCACGGCGCGATGGAGCCCGACTTCGAGGCGGCCAAGCAGCAGCAGGCCAGCTACGTGGTGTTCAACGGCCGCGCCGGGCAGTACCAGAAGGCGCCGCTCAAGGCCGACGTGGGCGACCGGGTGCGCATCTTCGTGGTGAACGCCGGGCCCAGCGAGAACAGCGACTTCCATATCGTCGGCGCCATCTTCGACCGGGTGTATCCCGACGGCAACCCGGCCAACCGGCTGGAGCACGTGCAGACCTGGGGGATCCCGGCGGGCGGCGGCGCGGTGTTCGAGACGGTGTTCGACGAGGGTCGCAGCGGCGAGGGGATGTACGCCTTCGTGACCCACTCCTTCGCCGACGCCAGCAAGGGCGCCGTGGGGATGATCCAGGTGGGCAACCCGCACGTCGCCGGCCCGATGGGCCACTGA
- a CDS encoding BrxA/BrxB family bacilliredoxin, which produces MPYDERFITPMRQELTRLGVQELKTADEVDAELADAREPTLLVVNSMCGCAARNARPGIAMALQQAQKKPARMTTVFAGQDLEATARAREYIHGYPPSSPSIALLKDGDVAYMMERHQIEGRTADAIARDLVGAFEQYC; this is translated from the coding sequence ATGCCTTACGACGAGCGGTTCATCACCCCGATGCGGCAGGAGCTGACGCGGCTGGGCGTGCAGGAGCTGAAGACCGCGGACGAGGTCGATGCCGAGCTGGCCGACGCCAGGGAGCCCACGCTGCTGGTGGTGAACAGCATGTGCGGCTGCGCGGCCCGCAACGCGCGCCCGGGGATCGCCATGGCGCTGCAGCAGGCGCAGAAGAAGCCGGCCAGGATGACGACGGTGTTCGCCGGGCAGGACCTGGAGGCCACCGCGCGCGCCCGCGAGTACATCCACGGCTATCCGCCCTCGTCCCCCTCCATCGCGCTGCTGAAGGACGGCGACGTGGCCTACATGATGGAGCGCCACCAGATCGAGGGCCGCACCGCCGACGCCATCGCCCGCGACCTCGTCGGCGCGTTCGAGCAGTACTGCTAA
- a CDS encoding cob(I)yrinic acid a,c-diamide adenosyltransferase, with protein MKIYTKTGDRGETGLFGGGRVPKDHVRVDAYGEVDELNSTLGLVVLHLEAAGLGDFGLRQVQADLFTLGANLATPAPEDGGRENAYIPALHAARIEELERAIDAAEGELEPLNSFILPGGSPAGAALHLARTVCRRAERRVVALSHEATVRAEYIMYLNRLSDLLFTLARLANRRSGVLDTPWVPNAR; from the coding sequence ATGAAGATCTACACGAAGACCGGCGACCGCGGCGAGACGGGGTTGTTCGGCGGCGGCCGTGTGCCCAAGGACCACGTGCGCGTGGACGCCTACGGCGAGGTCGACGAGCTGAACTCCACGCTCGGCCTCGTCGTGCTGCACCTGGAGGCGGCGGGGCTGGGGGATTTCGGGCTGCGGCAGGTGCAGGCGGACCTGTTCACCCTCGGCGCCAACCTGGCCACCCCCGCGCCCGAGGACGGAGGCCGCGAGAACGCCTACATCCCCGCGCTGCACGCCGCGCGGATCGAGGAGCTGGAGCGCGCCATCGACGCCGCGGAGGGCGAGCTGGAGCCGCTCAACAGCTTCATCCTCCCCGGCGGCTCGCCGGCGGGCGCGGCGCTGCACCTCGCGCGCACCGTCTGCCGGCGGGCGGAGCGCCGCGTGGTCGCCCTCTCGCACGAGGCCACGGTCCGCGCGGAGTACATCATGTACCTCAACCGGCTCTCCGACCTGCTGTTCACGCTCGCGCGCCTCGCCAACCGCCGCTCCGGCGTCCTCGACACGCCGTGGGTGCCGAACGCGCGGTGA
- a CDS encoding LD-carboxypeptidase, whose product MIRPPALRPGARIALVAPAGPLAEGAVDRAEERLRGWGFEPVVGRCARDRHGYLSAPDAQRVDDLNDALRDDSVDAIWCLRGGYGVMRILDAIDWRALAARPRPVIGFSDNTALHLGIQRLGIVSFHGPHPATQTLTAFSEDGLLRALTVAEPAGVLPFPDGAARAETLVPGAAEGRLVGGNLALVAATLGTPYAIRAEGAILFLEEVGEHMYRLDRLLTQLRLAGVLDGVAGIALGGITEIPDADEPGVPALVDVLRDRLGEMGVPVAYGFPFGHVDESWTLPEGVRARLDADAGTLELLEPAVS is encoded by the coding sequence GTGATCCGGCCGCCCGCCCTGCGGCCCGGTGCGCGCATCGCCCTGGTGGCGCCCGCGGGGCCGCTGGCGGAGGGCGCCGTCGACCGCGCGGAGGAACGCCTGCGGGGATGGGGATTCGAGCCCGTCGTCGGCCGTTGCGCGCGGGACCGCCACGGCTACCTCTCCGCGCCCGATGCGCAGCGCGTGGACGACCTGAACGACGCGCTGCGCGACGATTCGGTCGACGCGATCTGGTGCCTGCGCGGTGGCTACGGGGTGATGCGCATCCTCGACGCCATCGACTGGCGCGCGCTGGCGGCCCGCCCGCGCCCGGTGATCGGCTTCAGCGACAACACCGCGCTGCACCTGGGCATCCAGCGGCTGGGGATCGTCTCCTTCCACGGCCCGCATCCGGCGACGCAGACGCTGACCGCGTTCTCGGAAGATGGATTGCTCCGCGCGCTCACGGTCGCCGAGCCTGCGGGCGTGCTCCCGTTCCCCGACGGCGCCGCGCGCGCGGAGACGCTGGTGCCCGGCGCGGCGGAGGGGCGGCTGGTCGGCGGCAACCTGGCGCTCGTCGCCGCGACGCTGGGGACGCCGTACGCCATCCGCGCGGAGGGCGCGATCCTCTTCCTCGAGGAGGTCGGGGAGCACATGTACCGCCTGGACCGCCTCCTCACGCAGCTGCGGCTCGCGGGCGTGCTGGACGGCGTCGCGGGGATCGCGCTGGGTGGCATCACCGAGATCCCCGACGCGGACGAACCCGGCGTCCCCGCGCTCGTGGACGTGCTGCGCGACCGCCTGGGGGAGATGGGCGTGCCTGTGGCGTACGGATTCCCCTTCGGCCACGTCGACGAGAGCTGGACGCTCCCCGAAGGCGTCCGCGCGCGGCTGGACGCGGATGCGGGCACGCTGGAGCTGCTGGAGCCGGCGGTGAGTTGA
- a CDS encoding MFS transporter: MRPPAAGKSPLGIVFLTVFLDLVGFGIVIPLLPLYAQRFGAGPVTVTWLLAVYSLMQFLFAPMWGRISDRVGRRPVLLLGLFGSAATYLAFGLAGSLPVLFAARAANGLAGANIGVAQAYVADVTGPEERARGMGIIGAAFGLGFIIGPAVGGMMSRWGFAAPFLAAAAVTLANALLAVVLLPESLPPERRQAHPRGFGLGDRLRALVGRGMPGRLRALYAAGFLVTLAIAAMEATFSLWADARWHFTRHGIAYVFAFIGIVSALAQGALVGRVVKRTGETRTALLGIALIAAGLAATALAPGLALLLAALALVALGQGMASPSMSSLISHQGGAGEQGRLLGIYQSLSALGRVAGPMLGGVALAHVGLAAPWLAASGIAVAAGAVLLALAGGAA; encoded by the coding sequence GTGCGTCCCCCGGCCGCGGGGAAGTCGCCGCTGGGGATCGTCTTCCTCACCGTGTTCCTGGACCTGGTGGGGTTCGGGATCGTCATCCCCCTTCTTCCGCTATACGCGCAGCGCTTCGGCGCCGGGCCGGTCACGGTCACCTGGCTGCTGGCCGTGTACTCGCTGATGCAGTTCCTCTTCGCGCCGATGTGGGGGCGGATCTCGGATCGCGTCGGCCGGCGGCCCGTGCTCCTGCTCGGCCTCTTCGGCTCCGCGGCGACGTACCTCGCGTTCGGCCTCGCGGGATCGCTCCCGGTGCTCTTCGCGGCGCGCGCGGCCAACGGGCTGGCGGGCGCGAACATCGGCGTGGCGCAGGCGTACGTGGCCGACGTCACCGGGCCGGAGGAGCGCGCTCGGGGGATGGGGATCATCGGCGCGGCGTTCGGCCTCGGCTTCATCATCGGCCCCGCGGTGGGCGGGATGATGTCGCGCTGGGGATTCGCGGCGCCGTTCCTGGCCGCCGCCGCGGTGACACTGGCGAACGCGCTGCTCGCCGTCGTCCTGCTCCCCGAATCGCTTCCGCCCGAGCGGCGGCAGGCGCACCCGCGCGGCTTCGGGTTGGGCGACCGCCTGCGCGCGCTGGTGGGGCGGGGGATGCCCGGCCGGCTGCGCGCGCTCTACGCGGCCGGCTTCCTCGTCACCCTGGCCATCGCAGCCATGGAGGCCACCTTCAGCCTGTGGGCCGACGCGCGCTGGCACTTCACCCGCCACGGCATCGCCTACGTGTTCGCGTTCATCGGCATCGTCTCCGCGCTGGCGCAGGGCGCGCTCGTCGGCCGCGTCGTCAAGCGGACGGGAGAGACGAGGACGGCGCTGCTGGGGATCGCGCTGATCGCGGCGGGGCTTGCGGCGACGGCGCTCGCGCCGGGGCTGGCGCTGCTCCTGGCCGCGCTCGCGCTGGTGGCGCTGGGGCAGGGGATGGCGTCGCCGTCGATGTCGTCGCTGATCTCGCACCAGGGCGGCGCGGGCGAGCAGGGGCGGCTGCTGGGGATCTACCAGTCGCTCTCGGCGCTCGGGCGCGTGGCGGGGCCGATGCTGGGCGGCGTGGCGCTGGCGCACGTGGGGCTCGCCGCGCCGTGGCTCGCCGCGTCGGGGATCGCCGTCGCCGCGGGCGCGGTGCTGCTGGCGCTCGCGGGAGGCGCGGCGTGA
- a CDS encoding tetratricopeptide repeat protein codes for MQEDARIAALRKMAESKPDDPRPRFGLAMEFEKAERWEEAVAELRAYLALTDDEGNAYGRLGKALRQLGRDDEAREAYRQGVDAAYRHGHPTMAGEFEDVLEEWD; via the coding sequence GTGCAGGAAGACGCGCGCATCGCGGCGCTGCGGAAGATGGCGGAGTCGAAGCCGGACGACCCGCGGCCGCGCTTCGGGCTGGCGATGGAATTCGAGAAGGCGGAGCGATGGGAGGAGGCCGTCGCCGAGTTGCGCGCGTACCTGGCCCTCACCGACGACGAGGGGAACGCGTACGGCCGCCTGGGGAAGGCGCTGCGCCAGCTCGGCCGCGACGACGAGGCCAGGGAGGCGTACCGCCAGGGCGTCGACGCCGCCTACCGTCACGGCCATCCCACCATGGCGGGCGAGTTCGAGGACGTGCTGGAGGAGTGGGACTGA
- a CDS encoding shikimate kinase, producing MTDAPPPPIAPPSAPRPIVRVVLLGYMTSGKSTVGQALARRLEWRFLDFDVEIERREGRTIGDLVLDDGQERLRELEAALTAEVAETPFVVLAPGGGWITRPELLRMLGGDTLAVWLKVSPEETARRLKADIIDRPFRELDDPVPRIAEMIAAREDLYRLADLSIPTDGRSTESIAYEIETIVRMRALAAFAPP from the coding sequence ATGACCGACGCCCCACCGCCGCCGATCGCTCCGCCGTCCGCGCCGCGCCCCATCGTGCGCGTCGTCCTGCTCGGCTACATGACGTCGGGGAAGAGCACCGTGGGGCAGGCGCTGGCACGGCGGCTGGAGTGGCGGTTCCTGGACTTCGACGTGGAGATCGAGCGGCGGGAGGGGCGCACCATCGGCGACCTGGTGCTCGACGACGGGCAGGAGCGGCTGCGCGAGCTGGAGGCGGCGCTCACCGCGGAGGTGGCGGAGACGCCGTTCGTGGTGCTGGCGCCGGGCGGCGGCTGGATCACCCGCCCCGAGCTGCTGCGGATGCTGGGCGGCGACACGCTGGCGGTATGGCTGAAGGTGTCGCCCGAGGAGACGGCGCGGCGGCTCAAGGCCGACATCATCGACCGCCCGTTCCGCGAGCTGGACGATCCCGTGCCGCGCATCGCGGAGATGATCGCCGCGCGCGAGGATCTTTATCGTCTCGCCGATCTCTCCATCCCCACCGACGGGCGCTCGACCGAGTCCATCGCGTACGAGATCGAGACGATCGTGCGGATGCGCGCGCTGGCGGCGTTCGCGCCGCCGTGA
- a CDS encoding arginase family protein — translation MPVDLILVPYDSGHRGVRMGAGPMHFRDAGAAERLRVVAGSVRETTVGVEPELATEIATAFDVARATAFAVRAALGRSSFPLVLAGNCITSLGILASLGPGTGVVWLDAHGDLNTPETTVSGMLDGMALAVALGRCWSELSRRVDGFEPVPEEHVLLAGARDLDPAEQYYLDRSRILALTPDAVRDPAELAWRLDALAGRVQRIYLHVDLDVHDPDDGRANTLQPPAGLTADEVRALIGEVAARMPIAAAAITAYDPAVDADGRMLAVGLELMEHIAALAAPLQDES, via the coding sequence ATGCCGGTGGATCTGATTCTGGTGCCGTACGATTCTGGCCACCGCGGGGTGCGGATGGGCGCGGGGCCGATGCACTTCCGCGACGCGGGCGCGGCGGAGCGGCTGCGCGTGGTCGCCGGGAGCGTGCGCGAGACGACTGTGGGCGTGGAGCCGGAGCTGGCGACGGAGATCGCGACCGCGTTCGACGTGGCGCGCGCGACGGCGTTCGCGGTGAGGGCGGCGCTCGGGCGCAGCTCGTTCCCGCTGGTGCTGGCGGGGAACTGCATCACCTCGCTGGGGATCCTGGCGTCGCTGGGGCCGGGCACCGGCGTGGTGTGGCTGGACGCGCACGGCGACCTGAACACGCCGGAGACGACGGTCAGCGGAATGCTGGACGGGATGGCGCTGGCGGTGGCGCTCGGCCGCTGCTGGAGCGAGCTGTCGCGCCGCGTGGACGGCTTCGAGCCGGTGCCCGAGGAGCACGTGCTGCTCGCCGGCGCGCGCGACCTCGATCCCGCGGAGCAGTACTACCTCGACCGCTCGCGCATCCTGGCGCTCACGCCCGATGCCGTGCGCGATCCGGCCGAGCTGGCGTGGCGGCTGGATGCGCTCGCGGGGCGCGTGCAGCGCATCTATCTGCACGTGGATCTCGACGTGCACGACCCGGACGACGGCCGCGCCAACACCTTACAGCCACCCGCCGGCCTCACCGCGGACGAGGTGCGCGCGCTCATCGGCGAAGTCGCCGCGCGGATGCCCATCGCCGCCGCCGCCATCACCGCGTACGACCCGGCGGTGGATGCGGACGGGCGGATGCTCGCCGTCGGGCTGGAGTTGATGGAGCACATCGCCGCGCTTGCCGCGCCGCTGCAGGACGAATCCTGA
- the gyrA gene encoding DNA gyrase subunit A — protein MADETTPPETPENGDEGNVPGPVAKVLPRLIEDEMRESFIDYSMSVIVQRALPDVRDGLKPVHRRILFAMHEAGLAPNRAYKKSATVVGDVLGKYHPHGDSAVYDSLVRMVQDFSLRYPLVDGQGNFGSIDGDSAAAYRYTEARLAPLATEMLADIDKATVDFSPNFDDRLQEPRVLPARAPNLLVNGSSGIAVGMATNIPPHNLREVVAACVHLVDHPEAETETLMQFVRGPDFPTGGVIYGRDGIREAYETGRGRVIVRARAEIEEKEGGKGERIIVTEIPFMVNKSRLIEHIAELVRDRKLEGISDLRDESDKKIRIVIDLKRDAIPHIVLNQLFKHTQMQSTFGVIMLALHNGEPKVMGLKEMLKHFVAHRHDVVVRRTEFELGKAREREHILEGLKIAVDNIDEVIGIIRSSATTDEAGERLRGRFALSQRQSDAILNMRLARLTGLEIEQLEAELAEIRAQIADLQDILDSLERRNTIVKEELLEVADKYGDERRTDILGDTAGLSIEDLIPDEEMVITVSHAGYIKRIPADTYRAQARGGRGISGMATKEEDWVEQVFLASTHDYLMFFTQQGQCYWLKVHEIPQGTRISRGKPVVNLINIDSDDKIAALVPVREFSHDRFLIFATRNGTVKKTVLSAYGNPRRVGLNAINVLEGDALIDVQLSDGGCQVVLATHDGMAIRFPEQHVREMGRATTGVRGITLEEGDYVVGMVVVKEANHLLVVTEQGLGKRSLVESYRLQRRGGKGVINVKMTDRTGHVVAIKDVHPNDELVLITRQGIVNRQAVDSIRIIGRNTQGVKLINLGEGDCVMDVARVANEDEEPRPIETGDIDGVQEIVDSTALEEMLDVDGDDGDELDDVPPPVEDIVDELTDDDGPEPFDVDDQYRGEDES, from the coding sequence ATGGCCGACGAAACCACGCCTCCCGAGACGCCCGAGAACGGCGACGAAGGCAACGTCCCCGGACCGGTCGCCAAGGTCCTGCCGCGCCTGATCGAAGACGAGATGCGCGAGTCGTTCATCGACTACTCGATGAGCGTGATCGTGCAGCGCGCCCTTCCCGACGTGCGCGACGGGCTGAAGCCGGTGCACCGGCGCATCCTCTTCGCCATGCACGAGGCGGGGCTGGCCCCCAACCGCGCCTACAAGAAGAGCGCGACCGTGGTCGGCGACGTGCTGGGCAAGTACCACCCGCACGGCGACAGCGCGGTGTACGACTCGCTCGTGCGCATGGTGCAGGACTTCTCGCTGCGCTACCCGCTGGTCGACGGGCAGGGGAACTTCGGCTCCATCGACGGCGACAGCGCGGCCGCCTACCGCTACACCGAGGCCAGGCTCGCGCCGCTGGCCACGGAGATGCTGGCCGACATCGACAAGGCCACCGTCGACTTCTCGCCCAACTTCGACGACCGGCTGCAGGAGCCGCGCGTCCTTCCCGCGCGCGCGCCCAACCTCCTGGTCAACGGCTCCAGCGGGATCGCGGTGGGGATGGCCACCAACATCCCGCCGCACAACCTGCGGGAAGTCGTCGCCGCATGCGTCCACCTGGTCGACCATCCGGAGGCGGAGACCGAGACGCTGATGCAGTTCGTGCGCGGGCCCGACTTCCCCACCGGCGGGGTGATCTACGGGCGCGACGGGATCCGCGAGGCGTACGAGACCGGCCGCGGGCGCGTGATCGTGCGCGCGCGGGCCGAGATCGAAGAGAAGGAGGGGGGGAAGGGCGAGCGGATCATCGTCACCGAGATCCCCTTCATGGTCAACAAGTCGCGCCTGATCGAGCACATCGCCGAGCTGGTGCGCGACCGCAAGCTCGAGGGGATCAGCGACCTGCGCGACGAGAGCGACAAGAAGATCCGCATCGTCATCGACCTCAAGCGCGACGCCATCCCCCACATCGTGCTGAACCAGCTGTTCAAGCACACGCAGATGCAGAGCACCTTCGGCGTGATCATGCTGGCGCTGCACAACGGTGAGCCGAAGGTGATGGGGCTGAAGGAGATGCTGAAGCACTTCGTGGCGCACCGCCACGACGTGGTGGTGCGGCGGACCGAGTTCGAGCTGGGGAAGGCCCGCGAGCGCGAGCACATCCTGGAAGGGCTCAAGATCGCCGTCGACAACATCGACGAGGTGATCGGCATCATCCGCTCCTCGGCCACGACGGACGAGGCGGGCGAGCGGCTGCGCGGGCGCTTCGCGCTGTCGCAGCGGCAGAGCGACGCCATCCTCAACATGCGGCTGGCGCGCCTCACCGGGCTGGAGATCGAGCAGCTCGAGGCCGAGCTGGCCGAGATCCGCGCGCAGATCGCCGACCTGCAGGACATCCTCGACAGCCTCGAGCGGCGGAACACCATCGTCAAGGAAGAGCTGCTCGAGGTGGCCGACAAGTACGGCGACGAGCGGCGCACCGACATCCTGGGCGACACGGCGGGGCTCTCCATCGAGGACCTGATCCCCGACGAGGAGATGGTGATCACCGTCTCCCACGCCGGCTACATCAAGCGCATCCCCGCCGACACCTACCGGGCGCAGGCGCGCGGCGGGCGGGGGATCAGCGGGATGGCCACGAAGGAGGAGGACTGGGTGGAGCAGGTGTTCCTGGCGAGCACCCACGACTACCTGATGTTCTTCACCCAGCAGGGGCAGTGCTACTGGCTGAAGGTGCACGAGATCCCGCAGGGGACGCGGATCAGCCGGGGGAAGCCGGTGGTGAACCTCATCAACATCGACTCCGACGACAAGATCGCGGCGCTGGTGCCGGTGCGCGAGTTCAGCCACGACCGCTTCCTGATCTTCGCCACGCGCAACGGCACGGTGAAGAAGACGGTGCTCAGCGCCTACGGCAACCCGCGGCGCGTGGGGCTGAACGCCATCAACGTGCTGGAGGGCGACGCGCTGATCGACGTGCAGCTCTCCGACGGGGGGTGCCAGGTGGTCCTGGCCACGCACGACGGGATGGCCATCCGCTTCCCCGAGCAGCACGTGCGCGAGATGGGCCGGGCCACCACCGGCGTGCGCGGGATCACGCTGGAAGAGGGCGACTACGTGGTGGGGATGGTGGTGGTGAAGGAGGCCAACCACCTCCTCGTGGTGACGGAGCAGGGGCTGGGCAAGCGCTCGCTGGTGGAGAGCTACCGGCTGCAGCGGCGCGGCGGCAAGGGCGTGATCAACGTGAAGATGACGGATCGTACCGGCCACGTGGTCGCCATCAAGGACGTGCATCCCAACGACGAGCTGGTGCTGATCACCCGGCAGGGGATCGTGAACCGGCAGGCGGTGGACAGCATCCGCATCATCGGCCGCAACACCCAGGGGGTGAAGCTGATCAACCTGGGCGAGGGCGACTGCGTGATGGACGTGGCGCGCGTGGCCAACGAGGACGAGGAGCCGCGCCCGATCGAGACGGGCGACATCGATGGCGTGCAGGAGATCGTCGATTCCACCGCGCTGGAGGAGATGCTGGACGTGGACGGTGACGATGGCGACGAGCTGGACGACGTGCCGCCGCCGGTGGAGGACATCGTCGACGAGCTGACCGACGACGACGGCCCCGAGCCGTTCGACGTGGACGACCAGTATCGCGGCGAGGACGAAAGCTGA
- a CDS encoding carboxypeptidase-like regulatory domain-containing protein, translating to MAHRNHISRKLLITLLPVLSVIAGAVPAKAQGAERVVVRGQLLDRANGHPLAAARVAIPSRRIVVYTDAQGGFVLPAIPPGTYDVEMERLGYRAVRANLTLEKDDSVVVRLAPEPVMLDELVVFGNSLLARTERASVSARSFDVKMFDTFSGGNALAFLEEYAQLHPMPCSSTTASADCATVRGLPEYVGVWIDGLPSTMGLEELRIMPAQEIFHINVYQGGTMVEVITKDYARQEAHHVIKHPLPPFTTMRAVQYQGLIQTMSQ from the coding sequence ATGGCACATCGCAACCACATCTCCCGCAAGCTGTTGATCACCCTTCTCCCCGTGCTTTCGGTGATCGCCGGCGCGGTGCCGGCGAAGGCGCAGGGGGCGGAGCGCGTCGTCGTGCGGGGACAGCTGCTCGACCGCGCGAACGGACACCCGCTGGCCGCCGCGCGCGTGGCCATCCCCTCGCGGCGGATCGTGGTGTACACCGACGCGCAGGGCGGCTTCGTCCTTCCCGCCATCCCCCCAGGGACGTACGACGTGGAGATGGAGCGGCTGGGCTACCGCGCCGTCCGCGCGAACCTGACGCTGGAGAAGGACGACTCGGTGGTGGTGCGGCTGGCGCCGGAGCCGGTGATGCTCGACGAGCTGGTGGTGTTCGGCAACAGCCTGCTCGCGCGCACCGAGCGTGCATCGGTGAGCGCGCGCTCGTTCGACGTGAAGATGTTCGACACCTTCTCCGGCGGGAACGCGCTGGCGTTCCTGGAGGAGTATGCCCAGCTGCATCCGATGCCCTGCAGCAGCACCACGGCGTCGGCCGACTGCGCCACGGTGCGCGGGCTGCCGGAGTACGTGGGCGTGTGGATCGACGGCCTGCCGTCGACGATGGGGCTGGAGGAGCTGCGCATCATGCCCGCGCAGGAGATCTTCCATATCAACGTCTACCAGGGCGGAACGATGGTGGAGGTCATCACCAAGGACTACGCCCGCCAGGAGGCGCACCACGTCATCAAGCACCCGCTGCCGCCCTTCACCACCATGCGGGCGGTGCAGTACCAGGGGCTGATCCAGACCATGTCGCAGTGA